From the genome of Thermoflexus hugenholtzii, one region includes:
- a CDS encoding sensor histidine kinase KdpD: MGHPYLTPDEWLSRLEQQVLSAFRELRGLYEQERARREELERAYRRLKDLDELKTTFVARAGAELRQPLGLVIGFLEAALGQLPSSEMPDIAAMLEGALRGAYRLLEYIAPLTAFAELHRQPTAFVEPLPLGQLIHDLLRAEQPTLAERSTEIRLDLSEEAENTRVDGPYGAYILRTLLDFLFAARREGGPLEIRARIRESVLLVELVDPTLRLPAETLAWLNEGAAGISGPQPARPRVDPAVLGLAITRRAAQALGGDLFLRSEGDQGITLSVLLPARPLGVEDQIALLSQALERLPSSEPQRPSPRVPE; this comes from the coding sequence GTTGTATGAGCAGGAGAGAGCCCGGCGGGAAGAGCTGGAACGGGCCTACCGGCGGTTGAAGGATCTGGACGAGCTGAAGACGACCTTCGTGGCCCGCGCGGGCGCGGAGCTCCGTCAGCCCCTGGGGCTGGTGATCGGCTTCCTGGAAGCGGCCCTCGGCCAGCTTCCATCTTCGGAGATGCCGGACATCGCGGCGATGTTAGAGGGGGCCTTGCGAGGAGCTTATCGGCTGCTGGAATACATCGCTCCTCTCACCGCCTTTGCGGAGTTACACCGCCAGCCGACGGCTTTTGTGGAGCCTCTCCCGCTGGGCCAGTTGATCCATGATCTGCTCCGGGCGGAGCAGCCGACCCTCGCCGAGCGTTCAACGGAGATCCGTCTGGATCTGAGCGAGGAGGCGGAGAACACCCGCGTCGATGGACCTTATGGGGCTTACATCCTGCGCACCTTACTGGATTTCCTTTTCGCCGCTCGTCGAGAGGGAGGCCCCCTGGAGATCCGCGCCCGGATCCGGGAATCCGTCCTGCTGGTGGAGCTGGTCGATCCCACTCTCCGCCTCCCGGCGGAGACGCTGGCCTGGCTGAACGAAGGGGCCGCCGGGATCTCCGGGCCACAACCCGCTCGCCCCCGGGTGGATCCTGCGGTGCTGGGCCTGGCGATCACCCGAAGGGCCGCTCAGGCCTTAGGCGGCGATCTCTTCCTCCGGAGCGAGGGGGACCAGGGGATCACCCTGAGCGTCCTGCTCCCGGCCCGCCCCCTGGGGGTGGAGGATCAAATCGCCCTGCTCAGCCAGGCCCTGGAACGCCTTCCCTCTTCCGAGCCCCAGCGGCCAAGCCCCAGGGTCCCCGAGTAG